A window from Solanum stenotomum isolate F172 chromosome 7, ASM1918654v1, whole genome shotgun sequence encodes these proteins:
- the LOC125871240 gene encoding serine--tRNA ligase-like translates to MLDINLFRNHPEIIRESQRRRFANVDVVDEVIQLDKQWRQRQFELDNLRKDFKKITREVGKLKNSGVDASQKIKDTAEKKQLIEKKETQVQEARTALYSKLEIIGNLVHDSVPVSNDEANNAIVRFWGEKRTEKGLKSHVDLVKALGMADIIKGANVAGGRGYYLKGAGVRLNQALINFALDFLENRGYTPLQTPFFMRKDIMAKCAQLAQFDEELYKVSGEGDDKYLIATAEQPLCAYHLNDWIHPSQLPLRYAGYSSCFRKEAGSHGRDTLGIFRVHQFEKVEQFCLTSPNANDSWVMHEEMIKNSEEFFQQLELPYQIVAVVSGALNDAAAKKYDLEGWYPASSTYRELVSCSNCTDYQSRKLEIRFGHKGNDQVKKYVHLLNSTLTATERTMCCILENYQREDGVEIPQVLRPYMGGKTFMPFSSKGN, encoded by the exons ATGTTAGATATAAATCTTTTCAGAAATCATCCGGAAATTATTCGTGAATCTCAACGTCGTCGATTTGCCAATGTCGACGTTGTAGATGAAGTTATTCAACTTGACAAACAATGGCGTCAGC GGCAGTTTGAGCTTGATAATTTGCGGAAAGATTTCAAAAAGATTACCAGAGAAGTTGGCAAGCTAAAAAAC TCTGGTGTGGATGCGAgtcaaaaaattaaagatactGCAGAGAAGAAGCaattaattgaaaagaaagaGACACAAGTACAAGAGGCACGAACTGCTTTGtattcaaagttagaaatcatTGGTAACCTTGTGCACGATTCAGTCCCAGTTAGTAATGATGAG GCAAATAATGCTATAGTTCGGTTCTGGGGAGAGAAGCGGACTGAGAAGGGTCTTAAGAGTCATGTTGATCTCGTCAAAGCTCTTGGAATGGCAGATATAATAAAGG GAGCAAATGTCGCTGGAGGAAGAGGTTACTATCTGAAAGGAGCTGGTGTACGTCTTAATCAAGCGTTGATTAATTTTGCTCTTGATTTCTTGGAGAATAGGGGATATACTCCATTGCAAACTCCGTTCTTCATGAGGAAAGATATTATGGCAAAGTGTGCTCAATTAGCTCAGTTTGATGAAGAACTTTACAAG GTGAGTGGTGAGGGAGATGACAAATATCTTATTGCCACTGCTGAACAACCTCTGTGTGCTTATCATTTGAATGATTGGATTCATCCTTCACAACTTCCGTTAAG GTATGCTGGATATTCTTCATGCTTCCGCAAGGAAGCTGGCTCTCATGGTCGCGATACACTTGGAATTTTTAGAGTCCACCAGTTTGAGAAAGTGGAACAGTTTTGTTTGACTAGTCCAAATGCCAATGACTCCTGGGTCATGCATGAGGAGATGATTAAAAACTCAGAGGAATTCTTTCAGCAG CTAGAGCTTCCTTACCAAATTGTGGCTGTTGTTTCTGGCGCACTCAATGATGCAGCAGCAAAGAAGTACGATTTGGAAGGGTGGTACCCTGCATCATCAACTTATAGAGAGCTTGTGTCCTGCTCAAACTGCACAGACTATCAGTCCAGGAAATTAGAAATTCGATTTGGACACAAG GGTAATGATCAAGTGAAGAAGTATGTGCATCTATTGAACTCCACCCTTACTGCGACAGAGAGGACTATGTGCTGTATACTTGAGAACTACCAAAGGGAGGACGGAGTTGAGATTCCTCAAGTTCTACGGCCATATATGGGTGGCAAGACATTCATGCCTTTCTCTAGCAAAGGGAATTGA